One Megasphaera elsdenii DSM 20460 genomic window carries:
- a CDS encoding DUF3592 domain-containing protein → MFLQIFYYLPAILGVLFIAVGTYHGWKFRGMTRRCKVAAVGTLLGFEEKKMKSGTLYYPVVRFQTQDGKTYQARYAFGDAEWDYTAGDELDLRYNPADPQEIYLDHVQSVWQQYASPFFIIIGGLIFIAAYYFIL, encoded by the coding sequence ATGTTCTTGCAAATATTTTATTATCTCCCGGCTATCCTCGGCGTGTTGTTCATTGCCGTCGGGACCTATCACGGCTGGAAGTTCCGCGGCATGACGCGGCGCTGTAAGGTAGCGGCTGTAGGGACGCTCCTCGGATTTGAAGAAAAGAAGATGAAGAGCGGAACTCTTTATTACCCCGTCGTCCGTTTTCAGACGCAAGACGGCAAGACTTATCAGGCCCGGTATGCCTTTGGCGATGCCGAATGGGATTATACGGCCGGCGATGAACTGGACCTTCGTTATAATCCGGCGGATCCACAGGAAATCTATCTCGATCACGTGCAAAGTGTCTGGCAGCAGTATGCCAGTCCTTTTTTCATCATTATCGGCGGCCTTATCTTTATCGCTGCGTATTACTTCATTTTGTAA
- the folE gene encoding GTP cyclohydrolase I, with translation MEENEKAVAAMRQFLEALGLDLQALGMEKTPHRVAQAFGEFFSGLRENPDDEWQAPIATQSDGLVVVRNIRFHSMCEHHLLPFFGSVHVAYYPKNGTIAGFGHFVRAVDILARRPQLQERMTDDLCQSICRGLDPEGVLIIVKATHLCLTMRDRMAIDSNIVTTASSGCLKEGTAAYDQAWKLLMEEKKDG, from the coding sequence TTGGAAGAAAATGAAAAAGCCGTCGCTGCGATGCGGCAGTTTTTAGAGGCCCTGGGATTGGATCTCCAGGCTTTGGGCATGGAAAAGACGCCGCACCGCGTCGCTCAGGCTTTTGGGGAATTTTTTTCGGGGCTCAGGGAAAATCCCGATGACGAGTGGCAGGCTCCCATTGCGACCCAGAGCGATGGCTTGGTCGTCGTCCGCAACATCCGCTTCCATTCGATGTGCGAACACCATTTGCTGCCGTTTTTCGGCTCCGTCCATGTGGCCTATTATCCGAAAAACGGAACTATCGCCGGCTTCGGCCATTTTGTCCGCGCCGTCGACATCCTGGCCCGGCGGCCGCAGCTCCAGGAACGGATGACCGATGACCTGTGCCAGTCCATTTGCCGCGGCCTCGATCCGGAAGGCGTCCTGATCATCGTCAAAGCGACTCATTTATGCCTGACCATGCGCGACCGCATGGCTATCGATTCCAATATCGTAACGACGGCGTCATCGGGCTGTCTGAAAGAGGGGACAGCCGCCTATGATCAGGCTTGGAAACTGCTCATGGAGGAGAAAAAAGATGGATAA
- the folB gene encoding dihydroneopterin aldolase: MDKIVLTGLHFYGYHGCLPEEKRQGQPFHIDLTLETDLGRAGQTDDLTQTVDYSAVYGVVKEVVEGPSFDLIERVGQVIADRILAEFPPVQALTVTVHKPQAPIGGPFDDAAIVLERRRHG, from the coding sequence ATGGATAAAATTGTCCTGACAGGACTTCATTTTTATGGGTATCATGGCTGTCTGCCCGAAGAAAAGCGCCAGGGCCAGCCTTTTCACATCGATTTGACGCTGGAAACGGACTTGGGACGGGCCGGCCAGACCGATGACCTGACGCAGACTGTCGATTACAGTGCCGTCTATGGCGTCGTCAAGGAAGTCGTCGAAGGGCCGTCCTTCGACTTGATCGAACGGGTGGGACAGGTCATTGCCGACCGCATCCTGGCCGAGTTCCCACCGGTCCAGGCCCTGACCGTGACCGTCCATAAGCCGCAGGCCCCCATCGGCGGACCCTTTGATGATGCGGCCATCGTCCTGGAAAGGCGGCGCCATGGCTAG
- the folK gene encoding 2-amino-4-hydroxy-6-hydroxymethyldihydropteridine diphosphokinase — MARFYLSIGANLGDRMATLRQAVRLLADTPGVMVTAVSPFYETPPWGKTDQPAFINGAVAVETELSGQELLDACLDIERRLGRVRHEKWGARTIDIDLVYSPDETCRTETLTLPHPYLTRRAFVLVPLRDLAPDLILCGRSIGDWLDQLPDTDSIRKKDN; from the coding sequence ATGGCTAGATTCTATCTCAGTATCGGCGCCAATCTGGGCGACCGGATGGCGACGCTGCGCCAGGCCGTCCGTCTCCTGGCCGATACGCCAGGGGTAATGGTGACGGCCGTTTCCCCGTTCTATGAAACACCGCCCTGGGGAAAGACCGACCAGCCTGCCTTTATCAACGGGGCCGTGGCTGTCGAAACGGAACTGTCCGGACAGGAACTGCTTGACGCCTGTCTGGATATCGAACGGCGGTTAGGACGCGTGCGCCACGAAAAGTGGGGCGCCCGGACTATTGATATCGACCTCGTCTACAGCCCGGACGAAACGTGCCGGACGGAAACCCTGACTTTGCCCCATCCCTATCTGACCCGGCGGGCTTTCGTCCTGGTACCCTTGCGGGACCTGGCACCGGACCTCATCCTTTGCGGCCGGTCCATCGGTGACTGGCTGGACCAGCTGCCGGATACAGACTCTATCAGAAAGAAGGACAACTAA
- a CDS encoding response regulator transcription factor: MEKILIADDEQLMRQLVIDFLKPEGYEILEASDGKEALDIYDKEHPDLILLDVMMPGYDGWTVCREIRRESTVPIMMLTAKGEEIDQLFAYDLGADEYITKPFSPKILVAKIKALLRRSQNEQETHEADDGVAIDRDARQVVIDGKNVDLSPTEYKLLNYLMSNTGKALSRRQILNQVWNYDYYGDLRTVDTHINRLRIKLGDKGRYIRTVRGYGYRYDGK, encoded by the coding sequence ATGGAAAAAATACTCATTGCAGATGATGAACAGCTCATGCGTCAATTAGTCATCGATTTCTTGAAGCCCGAAGGCTACGAAATCCTGGAAGCGTCGGACGGCAAAGAAGCCTTGGATATTTATGATAAAGAACACCCGGACCTCATCCTCCTGGACGTCATGATGCCGGGGTACGACGGCTGGACCGTATGCCGTGAAATCCGCCGTGAATCGACAGTGCCCATCATGATGCTGACGGCCAAGGGCGAAGAAATCGACCAGCTCTTTGCCTATGACCTCGGTGCCGATGAATACATCACCAAGCCGTTCAGCCCGAAAATCCTGGTCGCCAAGATCAAAGCCCTCCTGCGCCGTTCCCAGAATGAACAGGAAACGCATGAAGCCGACGATGGCGTCGCCATCGACCGCGATGCCCGCCAGGTCGTCATCGACGGCAAGAACGTCGACCTCAGTCCGACGGAATACAAGCTCCTCAATTATCTCATGAGCAATACCGGCAAGGCCCTGAGCCGCCGTCAGATCCTCAATCAGGTCTGGAATTACGATTATTATGGTGATTTGCGGACTGTCGATACGCACATCAACCGCCTGCGCATCAAATTGGGCGATAAAGGCCGCTATATCCGCACGGTCCGCGGCTACGGTTACCGCTATGATGGCAAATGA
- a CDS encoding sensor histidine kinase: protein MSKARWSLKFKAGLYVGFFTIFFIITLMAAVGFGFDRYYYFMKKEAMSEASQKISTIYREEGKPDESQLDDLSQHYALDVLIVDHGRLVYSSRPGRRVFIPPDKPPLTSHDVVVTGKEDEAAQVKNNFKMPLHVEELLDLLNGKVPDEDMLGKVELYKDMPDFEHFNLIDRIQDGTYVIISQSVAPMRENIYIVQRFIIVCGLLWLVLALIGTLFLTKRMTRPLLELKNLAVAMAHLDFSKRWQGHFNDEIGELGDSINTLAHQLDVALTALQQSNTELQKQLDKAKEVEHMRKSFLSAVSHELKTPLAIIQGYAEGLDTLDIDKATQQRYCAVIRSETQKMDKLVKDLLNLSRLETGSFKLEQTVFDFTALAEESKARFAKAIADKGITADWELPAEMNVYGDPERIDTIVTNFLSNAIDYTRSGGHIRVFADDLGTRYRISVYNEGSHIAEEYQQRIWEPFYKIDSSRARSPKRVFGGHGLGLGTVAALVKLHGEQYGVRNETDGVTFWFTLKKS, encoded by the coding sequence ATGAGCAAAGCGCGCTGGTCGTTAAAGTTTAAGGCTGGACTCTATGTCGGTTTTTTTACGATTTTCTTCATCATCACTCTCATGGCAGCCGTTGGCTTCGGCTTTGACCGTTACTATTATTTCATGAAGAAAGAAGCCATGAGTGAAGCCAGCCAGAAAATCAGCACCATCTACCGGGAAGAAGGCAAGCCAGACGAGAGCCAGCTCGATGATTTGAGCCAGCATTATGCTTTGGATGTGCTCATCGTCGACCATGGCCGGCTCGTCTATTCATCCCGGCCGGGGCGGCGGGTCTTTATTCCGCCGGATAAACCGCCGCTCACCAGCCATGATGTCGTCGTCACGGGGAAAGAAGATGAGGCGGCTCAGGTGAAGAACAATTTCAAGATGCCCCTGCATGTAGAAGAGCTCCTGGATTTGCTCAATGGCAAGGTACCTGATGAGGACATGCTAGGCAAGGTTGAGCTGTATAAGGATATGCCCGATTTTGAGCATTTCAACCTCATCGACCGCATCCAGGATGGCACCTATGTCATCATCAGCCAGTCCGTCGCGCCCATGCGGGAGAATATCTATATCGTCCAGCGGTTCATCATCGTCTGCGGCCTCCTCTGGCTGGTCCTGGCCCTTATCGGTACGCTTTTCCTGACGAAGCGCATGACCCGGCCCCTGCTGGAACTGAAGAATCTGGCCGTGGCCATGGCCCATCTCGATTTTTCCAAGCGCTGGCAGGGGCATTTCAACGATGAAATTGGTGAACTCGGCGACAGCATCAATACCTTGGCCCATCAGCTCGATGTCGCATTGACGGCGCTGCAGCAGTCCAATACGGAACTGCAGAAACAGCTCGATAAGGCCAAGGAAGTGGAACATATGCGCAAATCCTTCTTGTCCGCTGTCTCCCATGAGTTGAAGACGCCTCTGGCTATCATCCAGGGCTACGCCGAAGGGCTGGACACCCTGGACATCGACAAGGCGACACAACAGCGCTACTGTGCTGTCATCCGCAGTGAAACCCAGAAGATGGATAAACTGGTCAAGGACCTGCTCAACTTGTCGCGCCTGGAAACGGGCTCCTTCAAACTGGAGCAGACCGTCTTCGACTTCACGGCCCTGGCCGAAGAAAGCAAGGCTCGTTTTGCCAAAGCCATTGCCGATAAGGGCATCACTGCCGATTGGGAGCTGCCAGCTGAGATGAACGTCTATGGCGACCCGGAACGGATCGATACGATTGTGACCAATTTCTTGAGCAACGCCATTGATTATACGAGGTCCGGCGGACATATCCGCGTCTTTGCCGATGACTTGGGGACGCGGTATCGCATCTCCGTCTACAATGAAGGCAGCCACATTGCTGAAGAATATCAGCAGCGCATCTGGGAGCCTTTCTATAAGATCGACTCGTCGCGGGCCCGCAGCCCGAAACGCGTATTCGGCGGCCACGGCCTGGGATTGGGAACGGTTGCTGCCTTAGTGAAACTCCACGGCGAACAATACGGCGTCCGCAACGAAACGGATGGCGTCACCTTCTGGTTTACCCTTAAGAAGAGCTAG
- a CDS encoding metallophosphoesterase, which yields MRLFAIGDLHLSGNPPKKPMEVFGSRWKNHWQRIAADWKSRVSDDDVVLIAGDTSWAMHLKDAQEDLDQIRALPGRKIMIRGNHDYWWESAGKLNRMDAENKIQYLYGSTAVLGDKEIAICGTHGWVCPGDIHYQEDRDAKPYRRELLRVERTLQEAEALQCQHTILLLHYPPVCDLTKPSGFTDLLEKYHVPLCVFGHLHGMQPGTMFPRRYNGTLLQLVSADYRDCKLLEIKFDGQEALR from the coding sequence ATGCGTTTATTTGCAATCGGTGATCTACATTTATCAGGCAATCCCCCTAAAAAGCCGATGGAAGTCTTCGGCAGCCGCTGGAAGAACCATTGGCAGCGCATCGCCGCCGACTGGAAGAGCCGTGTCAGTGACGATGACGTCGTCCTCATCGCCGGCGATACGTCTTGGGCCATGCACCTGAAGGATGCCCAGGAAGACCTGGATCAGATCCGGGCCCTGCCGGGCAGGAAAATCATGATCCGCGGCAACCATGACTACTGGTGGGAAAGTGCCGGTAAGCTGAACCGCATGGACGCCGAAAATAAGATACAGTACCTCTACGGCTCGACAGCTGTCCTGGGCGACAAGGAAATCGCCATCTGCGGCACTCATGGCTGGGTCTGCCCCGGCGATATCCATTACCAGGAAGACCGGGACGCCAAGCCGTACCGGCGGGAACTCCTGCGCGTCGAACGGACCCTGCAGGAAGCGGAAGCTTTACAGTGCCAGCATACGATTCTCCTGCTCCACTACCCGCCGGTCTGCGACCTGACCAAGCCCAGCGGCTTTACGGACCTTTTAGAAAAATACCACGTCCCGCTCTGCGTCTTCGGCCATCTCCACGGCATGCAGCCCGGGACCATGTTCCCGCGCCGTTATAACGGGACACTGCTCCAGCTCGTCTCGGCCGATTACCGGGACTGCAAGCTCTTAGAAATCAAATTCGACGGACAGGAGGCCCTGCGATGA
- a CDS encoding DUF4931 domain-containing protein, translating into MNENPLSHILEYNLDLGKTKPDTVHRDEKYCPFCDVAHLKNVMEKRGPMIWLENAYPVLKDSWQTLIIESDDCDGEFSSYTPEYALKLIQFGLEKWQQVKDMGKFRSVVFYRNHGYMSGGTIHHPHSQIVGFKDYDYHQDIKPFHFVGPAIVEEDGLTVNLSQRPIIGFYEVNLILKDREKLGKFVRYMQRTADYFMHSFVSFNDSYNIFFYDFPADDALYVKIIPRFLTNPLYVGYMIPQIANGGHSARFIHALQQRLHEL; encoded by the coding sequence ATGAATGAAAATCCCTTATCTCACATCTTGGAATATAATCTGGACCTGGGCAAAACCAAGCCCGACACAGTCCATCGCGATGAAAAGTATTGTCCGTTTTGCGACGTAGCCCATCTGAAGAATGTCATGGAAAAGCGGGGCCCTATGATCTGGCTGGAAAATGCCTATCCCGTCCTCAAGGATTCGTGGCAGACGCTGATCATCGAAAGTGATGACTGCGATGGCGAATTTTCATCGTATACGCCGGAATACGCCCTGAAGCTCATCCAGTTCGGCCTGGAAAAATGGCAGCAAGTCAAAGACATGGGGAAATTCCGGTCCGTCGTCTTCTACCGCAACCACGGCTACATGTCCGGCGGCACAATCCATCATCCCCATTCGCAGATCGTCGGCTTCAAGGACTACGACTATCACCAGGATATCAAGCCCTTCCATTTCGTCGGACCTGCCATCGTCGAGGAAGACGGCCTGACGGTCAACTTGTCCCAGCGCCCCATCATCGGTTTCTACGAAGTGAACCTCATCCTCAAGGACCGGGAAAAGCTGGGGAAATTCGTCCGCTATATGCAGCGGACGGCAGATTATTTCATGCACTCCTTTGTCAGCTTCAACGACAGTTATAATATCTTCTTCTATGACTTCCCGGCTGACGATGCCTTGTATGTCAAAATTATCCCGCGCTTCCTGACCAACCCCCTCTACGTAGGCTATATGATTCCCCAAATCGCGAACGGAGGCCATTCAGCGCGCTTCATTCATGCTTTGCAGCAGCGCTTGCATGAACTATAA
- the deoD gene encoding purine-nucleoside phosphorylase, translated as MSLHIAARDGEIADRILLPGDPLRAKYIAETFLDDAVCYTDIRNILGYTGTYKGVRLSVQGTGMGIPSISIYATELMRDYGVKKLIRVGTCGAMRKDIRLRDVIIAQGATTDSSIIRNIFGGSINYAPLADFTLLRQAYEQSVKQGIPARVGNIVSVDRFYDDEIDNDKLTQYGIMAVEMETAGLYTLAAKYGAQALGLFTVSDHLLTGEACTPEERQTSFDDMIHIALETAIQE; from the coding sequence ATGAGTCTTCATATTGCTGCTCGTGACGGTGAAATCGCCGACCGCATCTTGCTTCCTGGCGATCCCTTGCGGGCTAAATATATTGCTGAAACTTTTTTGGACGACGCCGTCTGCTATACGGATATCCGCAACATCCTCGGCTATACGGGGACTTATAAGGGTGTCCGCCTGTCGGTCCAGGGGACGGGCATGGGAATCCCGTCGATTTCCATTTATGCGACGGAACTCATGCGCGATTACGGCGTGAAGAAACTCATCCGCGTCGGTACTTGCGGGGCCATGCGGAAAGATATCAGGCTCCGCGACGTCATCATCGCCCAGGGGGCGACGACGGATTCGTCGATCATCCGCAACATTTTCGGCGGTTCCATCAACTATGCGCCGCTGGCTGATTTCACCCTCCTGCGCCAGGCTTATGAACAGTCGGTCAAGCAGGGTATCCCGGCCCGGGTCGGCAACATCGTCTCGGTGGACCGCTTCTACGATGACGAAATCGACAACGATAAACTGACCCAGTACGGCATCATGGCCGTCGAAATGGAAACGGCCGGTCTGTACACGCTGGCTGCCAAATACGGTGCCCAGGCCCTGGGATTATTTACGGTCAGCGACCACTTGCTGACGGGAGAAGCCTGCACGCCGGAAGAACGGCAGACGTCTTTCGATGATATGATTCACATTGCCCTGGAAACAGCTATCCAGGAATAG
- a CDS encoding amidohydrolase family protein, protein MKAKELRVIDSHFHFCDYIGFNQIAIAAGYTNTEECLHKAFQDNNIVHGVVMGNKTLDPAGHHYPDYMSYCIGLDSNVFYDNMDLMVEQVEENLKRKQCCGIKLYPGYNHVYVYDELYDPIYELARKYNKPVAIHTGLTATANALLKYSHPMTLDEAAVKYPDVQFVMCHIGNPFLQDAIAVLEKNHNVAVDLSGLLEGKIPDMVTFLRDKQGYISMLRDWLNYLGSYDRVMFGTDWPLANFADYITFVKDFIPETYWDDVFFNNANRIYQLGL, encoded by the coding sequence ATGAAAGCTAAGGAATTGCGGGTCATTGACAGTCATTTCCATTTCTGTGACTATATCGGCTTCAATCAGATTGCTATTGCTGCCGGTTATACCAATACTGAAGAATGTCTGCACAAGGCCTTTCAAGATAACAATATCGTCCACGGCGTCGTCATGGGCAACAAGACCCTGGACCCGGCCGGCCATCACTATCCCGATTACATGAGTTACTGTATCGGCCTGGACAGCAACGTTTTTTATGACAATATGGACCTCATGGTGGAACAGGTCGAAGAGAACCTCAAGCGCAAGCAGTGCTGCGGCATCAAGCTCTATCCGGGCTATAACCACGTCTACGTCTATGATGAACTCTACGACCCGATCTATGAATTGGCCCGGAAGTACAATAAGCCCGTCGCCATCCACACGGGCCTGACGGCGACGGCCAATGCCCTTTTGAAGTACAGCCATCCCATGACCCTTGATGAAGCGGCCGTCAAATATCCCGACGTCCAGTTCGTCATGTGCCACATCGGCAATCCTTTCCTGCAGGATGCCATTGCCGTCCTGGAAAAGAACCACAACGTCGCCGTCGATTTGTCAGGCCTTTTGGAAGGCAAGATTCCCGACATGGTCACCTTCCTGCGGGACAAACAGGGGTATATCTCCATGCTCCGGGACTGGCTGAACTATCTAGGTTCTTACGACCGGGTCATGTTCGGGACCGACTGGCCCCTGGCCAATTTCGCCGATTATATTACCTTTGTCAAAGATTTCATCCCCGAAACGTATTGGGATGACGTCTTCTTCAACAATGCCAACCGCATCTACCAGCTTGGCTTATAG
- the queD gene encoding 6-carboxytetrahydropterin synthase QueD — MYTVTKRMEVSAAHHLVLDYESKCEHLHGHNWIIYVTCQAEALDRNGMVVDFKKIKELVHAKMDHQNLNDVFDFNPTAENIAKWICDTVPHCVKVTVQESEGNVATYEL, encoded by the coding sequence TTGTATACTGTAACCAAGCGGATGGAAGTGTCCGCTGCCCACCACCTGGTCCTCGACTATGAAAGCAAGTGCGAGCATCTCCATGGGCATAACTGGATCATCTATGTGACCTGCCAGGCTGAAGCACTGGACCGCAACGGCATGGTCGTCGATTTCAAGAAAATCAAGGAACTGGTCCATGCCAAGATGGACCATCAGAACCTGAACGATGTCTTCGACTTCAATCCGACGGCGGAAAATATCGCCAAATGGATTTGCGACACCGTTCCCCATTGTGTCAAAGTAACGGTCCAGGAAAGTGAAGGGAACGTGGCCACTTATGAATTATAG
- a CDS encoding radical SAM protein, with protein sequence MNYSLCVNEIFDSIDGEGKKAGQLATFIRLCGCNLRCSYCDTAYAFNEGQHMDIADIIAQVSYPNVTLTGGEPLCQDIHALLEGLKGHSVNIETNGSMDIEPYFKYDHVWFTVDYKSLSSDMANRMLPENFEKLRPQDVLKFVVGDEADLRQALGVYRLYRPKCAVYVGAVFGKIEPRRIVEFMKENRLTDWHMQLQLHKFIWNPDDRGV encoded by the coding sequence ATGAATTATAGCCTCTGTGTCAACGAGATTTTCGACAGCATCGACGGGGAAGGGAAGAAAGCCGGCCAGCTGGCGACGTTCATCCGCCTCTGCGGCTGCAACCTGCGCTGTTCGTACTGCGATACGGCCTATGCCTTCAATGAAGGCCAGCATATGGACATTGCCGACATCATCGCCCAGGTCTCCTATCCCAACGTCACCTTGACGGGCGGCGAACCGCTGTGCCAGGATATCCACGCTCTCCTGGAAGGACTGAAGGGGCACAGCGTCAACATCGAGACCAATGGCAGTATGGATATCGAACCGTATTTCAAATATGATCACGTCTGGTTCACTGTCGATTACAAGAGCCTGTCTTCGGACATGGCCAACCGCATGCTGCCGGAGAACTTCGAGAAGCTCCGGCCCCAGGACGTCCTCAAGTTCGTCGTCGGCGATGAAGCCGACCTGCGTCAGGCTTTGGGCGTCTATCGCTTGTACCGCCCGAAGTGTGCCGTCTATGTCGGCGCCGTCTTCGGCAAGATCGAGCCGCGGCGCATCGTCGAGTTCATGAAGGAAAACCGCCTGACGGACTGGCACATGCAGCTCCAGCTCCATAAATTCATCTGGAACCCCGATGACCGGGGCGTCTGA
- a CDS encoding 3'-5' exonuclease: MKKVLSKKEKARRQTIRRSPKIKQAIRRLDPSRILTLDLETTGLTADAEIIQLSIMNGCGDVLMNRYFKPLYTERWDEAMEVNHITPEQVAQEDPFILWADTVSRLFMDADLIVGYSTFNDIAKLHASGVVLPDKDIYLDLAEAFSLIHYQETKTITYEKLMNCAAHYGYHGRNWHDSLTDTDATLFCFQHMLDDDQAIFKKRRYPQISG; encoded by the coding sequence ATGAAAAAGGTACTGTCGAAAAAAGAAAAAGCCCGGCGCCAGACCATCCGCCGGTCGCCGAAGATCAAACAGGCCATCCGCCGCCTCGACCCGTCGCGCATCCTGACGCTGGATCTGGAAACGACGGGCCTCACAGCCGACGCAGAAATCATCCAGCTGTCCATCATGAACGGTTGCGGCGACGTCCTCATGAACCGCTATTTCAAACCCCTCTATACGGAACGCTGGGATGAAGCGATGGAAGTCAATCACATCACGCCGGAACAGGTCGCCCAGGAAGACCCGTTCATCCTCTGGGCCGATACGGTCAGCCGCCTTTTCATGGACGCAGACCTCATCGTCGGCTACAGCACCTTCAACGACATCGCCAAGCTCCACGCTTCTGGCGTCGTCCTGCCCGACAAGGACATCTATCTCGACCTGGCCGAAGCCTTTTCCCTCATCCATTATCAGGAAACGAAGACCATTACCTATGAAAAGCTCATGAACTGCGCCGCCCATTACGGCTACCACGGCCGCAACTGGCACGACAGCCTGACCGATACGGACGCGACCCTCTTCTGTTTCCAGCACATGCTCGATGACGACCAGGCCATCTTCAAAAAACGCCGTTACCCGCAGATCAGCGGATAA
- a CDS encoding aldehyde dehydrogenase family protein, protein MKHVIRPSYDLYINGRWVPSSDGSTFKAINPANGDVLSVCAEATQDDVNAAVRAAQAAFPAWKKVSPVKRQAILLKIADIIEKNADTLALIETLDNGKPIRETKAIDIPAAADHFRYFAGVLRSEDGRASTLDDHTLSLVIHEPIGVVGQIIPWNFPFLMAAWKLAPALAAGCTIILKPSSTTSLSVLELMHLLEGVLPDGVVNVITGKGSRSGQYILDHPDIQKLAFTGSTEIGRDVYKAAQEKLIPATLELGGKSANIFFDDCDWDMAMDGAQLGILFNQGQVCCAGSRIFVQKGIYDKFVAELAERFNRVKVGLPWLEDTQMGAQIDGRQVEKILSYIEIGKQEGARLVCGGEKVTTDGLEKGNFIKPTIFADVTNDMRIAQEEIFGPVVCILPFETEDEVIAMANDSEYGLGGAVWTRDINRALRVAKGVETGRMWVNTYNALPAGAPFGGYKLSGIGRETDKTTMRHYMQTKNIFINLSEKPSGLYE, encoded by the coding sequence ATGAAACACGTCATCCGCCCTTCTTACGATTTATATATTAACGGCCGCTGGGTCCCGTCCAGCGACGGTTCTACTTTTAAAGCCATCAATCCGGCCAACGGCGACGTCCTCTCCGTCTGTGCCGAAGCGACGCAGGACGATGTCAATGCCGCCGTCCGCGCAGCCCAGGCCGCTTTCCCGGCCTGGAAAAAAGTATCCCCCGTCAAACGGCAGGCAATCCTCCTGAAAATCGCCGACATCATCGAAAAGAATGCTGATACGCTGGCCCTCATCGAAACCCTGGATAACGGCAAGCCCATCCGGGAAACGAAAGCCATCGACATCCCGGCAGCGGCCGACCATTTCCGCTATTTCGCCGGTGTCCTCCGCAGTGAAGACGGCCGGGCATCGACGCTGGACGACCACACGCTGAGCCTGGTCATCCACGAACCGATTGGCGTCGTCGGCCAGATCATCCCCTGGAACTTCCCCTTCCTCATGGCCGCCTGGAAACTGGCACCGGCCCTGGCTGCCGGCTGTACGATCATCCTCAAGCCGTCGAGCACGACGTCCCTCAGCGTCCTGGAACTGATGCACCTCCTGGAAGGCGTCCTGCCGGACGGCGTCGTCAACGTCATCACCGGTAAAGGCTCCCGGTCGGGCCAGTACATCCTCGACCATCCGGACATCCAGAAACTGGCCTTCACAGGCTCTACGGAAATCGGCCGCGACGTCTATAAGGCAGCTCAGGAAAAACTCATCCCGGCCACCTTGGAATTAGGCGGCAAATCGGCAAACATCTTCTTCGACGACTGCGATTGGGACATGGCCATGGACGGGGCCCAGCTGGGCATCCTCTTCAACCAGGGCCAGGTCTGCTGCGCCGGTTCCCGCATCTTCGTCCAGAAAGGGATCTACGACAAATTCGTCGCTGAACTGGCAGAACGCTTCAACCGCGTCAAAGTCGGCCTGCCCTGGCTGGAAGACACGCAGATGGGCGCCCAGATCGACGGCCGTCAGGTCGAAAAGATCCTCAGCTACATCGAAATCGGCAAACAAGAAGGAGCACGCCTGGTCTGCGGCGGCGAAAAAGTCACGACAGACGGACTGGAAAAGGGCAATTTCATCAAGCCGACGATCTTCGCCGACGTCACCAACGACATGCGCATTGCCCAGGAAGAAATCTTCGGCCCTGTCGTCTGCATCCTGCCCTTTGAAACGGAAGACGAAGTCATCGCCATGGCCAATGACAGCGAATACGGCTTAGGCGGCGCCGTCTGGACGCGCGACATCAACCGGGCCCTGCGCGTAGCCAAAGGCGTCGAAACGGGCCGCATGTGGGTCAATACCTACAACGCCCTGCCGGCCGGCGCACCTTTCGGCGGCTACAAGCTCTCCGGCATCGGCCGCGAAACGGATAAGACGACCATGCGCCATTACATGCAGACCAAGAACATCTTCATCAACCTCTCGGAAAAACCGAGCGGCTTATACGAATAA